A region of Streptomyces sp. TG1A-60 DNA encodes the following proteins:
- a CDS encoding aspartate carbamoyltransferase catalytic subunit, with protein MQRHLISAADLTRDDAVLILDTAEEMARVADRPIKKLPTLRGRTVVNLFFEDSTRTRISFEAAEKRLSADVINFSAKGSSVSKGESLKDTAQTLEAMGVDAVVIRHGASGAPYRLATSGWIDAAVINAGDGTHQHPTQALLDAFTMRRRLVGRDAGLGQDLSGKRITIVGDVLHSRVARSNVDLLHTLGAEVTLVAPPTLVPVGVGTWPCEISYDLDSTLAKSDAVMMLRVQRERMNAAFFPTEREYSRRYGLDGDRMARMPEHAIVMHPGPMVRGMEITAEVADSDRCTVVEQVANGVSTRMAVLYLLLGGNEPAVAHTRTTEEK; from the coding sequence ATGCAGCGTCATCTCATCTCGGCCGCCGACCTCACCCGCGACGACGCCGTCCTGATCCTCGACACCGCCGAGGAGATGGCCCGGGTCGCCGACCGGCCGATCAAGAAACTACCGACCCTGCGCGGCCGTACCGTCGTCAACCTCTTCTTCGAGGACTCCACCCGCACCCGGATCTCTTTCGAGGCCGCCGAGAAACGCCTCTCCGCCGACGTCATCAACTTCTCCGCCAAGGGGTCGTCGGTGTCGAAGGGCGAGTCCCTCAAGGACACCGCCCAGACCCTCGAAGCCATGGGCGTCGACGCCGTCGTCATCCGGCACGGCGCCTCCGGAGCCCCGTACCGCCTGGCCACCTCCGGATGGATCGACGCCGCCGTCATCAACGCCGGCGACGGCACCCACCAGCACCCCACCCAGGCCCTGCTCGACGCCTTCACCATGCGCCGCCGCCTCGTCGGCCGGGACGCCGGGCTCGGCCAGGACCTGTCCGGCAAGCGCATCACGATCGTCGGGGACGTCCTGCACAGCCGCGTGGCCCGCTCCAACGTCGACCTGCTGCACACCCTCGGCGCCGAGGTCACCCTCGTCGCCCCGCCCACCCTCGTCCCGGTCGGCGTCGGCACCTGGCCCTGCGAGATCTCGTACGACCTCGACAGCACGCTCGCCAAGTCCGACGCTGTGATGATGCTGCGCGTGCAGCGCGAGCGGATGAACGCCGCGTTCTTCCCGACCGAGCGCGAGTACTCGCGGCGTTACGGCCTCGACGGCGACCGCATGGCGCGGATGCCCGAGCACGCCATCGTGATGCACCCCGGCCCGATGGTCCGCGGCATGGAGATCACGGCCGAGGTCGCCGACTCCGACCGCTGCACCGTCGTCGAGCAGGTCGCCAACGGCGTCTCCACCCGCATGGCCGTGCTCTACCTGCTTCTGGGCGGCAACGAGCCCGCTGTTGCCCACACCCGCACCACCGAGGAGAAGTAA
- the carB gene encoding carbamoyl-phosphate synthase large subunit, protein MPKRTDIQSVLVIGSGPIVIGQAAEFDYSGTQACRILRAEGLRVILVNSNPATIMTDPEIADATYVEPITPEFVEKIIAKERPDALLPTLGGQTALNTAISLHEAGTLEKYGVELIGANVEAINKGEDRDLFKEVVEAVRAKIGHGESARSVICHSMDDVLGGVETLGGYPVVVRPSFTMGGAGSGFAHDEEELRRIAGQGLTLSPTTEVLLEESILGWKEYELELMRDKNDNVVVVCSIENFDPMGVHTGDSITVAPAMTLTDREYQTLRDIGIAVIREVGVDTGGCNIQFAVNPVDGRVIVIEMNPRVSRSSALASKATGFPIAKIAAKLAVGYTLDEIPNDITEQTPASFEPTLDYVVVKAPRFAFEKFPSADSSLTTTMKSVGEAMAIGRNFTEALQKALRSLEKKGSQFTFVGEPGEKDLLLSEAVRPTDGRINTVMQAIRAGATPEEVFEASKIDPWFVDQLFLIKEIADDLAQADKLDPDLLAEAKRHGFSDQQIAEIRGLREDVVREVRHALGVRPVYKTVDTCAAEFAAKTPYFYSSYDEETEVASREKPAVIILGSGPNRIGQGIEFDYSCVHASFALSDAGYETVMVNCNPETVSTDYDTSDRLYFEPLTLEDVLEIVHAESLAGPIAGVVVQLGGQTPLGLSQALKDNGVPVVGTSPEAIHAAEDRGAFGQVLAEAGLPAPKHGTATTFAGAKAIADEIGYPVLVRPSYVLGGRGMEIVYDEARLESYIAESTEISPSRPVLVDRFLDDAIEIDVDALYDGHELYLGGVMEHIEEAGIHSGDSACALPPITLGGFDIKRLRTSTEAIAKGVGVRGLINIQFAMAGDILYVLEANPRASRTVPFTSKATAVPLAKAAARISLGATIAELRAEGLLPAKGDGGELPLDAPISVKEAVMPWSRFRDIHGRGVDTVLGPEMRSTGEVMGIDSVFGTAYAKSQAGAYGPLPTKGRAFISVANRDKRSMIFPARELVAHGFELLATSGTAEVLKRNGINATVVRKQSEGTGPNGEKTIVQLIHDGEVDLIVNTPYGTGGRLDGYDIRTAAVARSVPCLTTVQALAAAVQGIDALNHGDVGVRSLQEHAEHLTAARD, encoded by the coding sequence GTGCCTAAGCGCACCGATATCCAGTCCGTCCTGGTCATCGGCTCCGGCCCGATCGTCATCGGCCAGGCCGCCGAGTTCGACTACTCCGGCACCCAGGCGTGCCGCATCCTGCGCGCCGAGGGCCTGCGGGTCATCCTCGTGAACTCCAACCCGGCGACGATCATGACCGACCCGGAGATCGCCGACGCCACCTACGTCGAGCCGATCACCCCGGAGTTCGTCGAGAAGATCATCGCCAAGGAGCGCCCGGACGCGCTCCTGCCGACTCTCGGCGGCCAGACGGCCCTCAACACGGCCATCTCGCTGCACGAGGCGGGGACCCTGGAGAAGTACGGCGTCGAGCTGATCGGCGCCAACGTCGAGGCCATCAACAAGGGCGAGGACCGCGACCTCTTCAAGGAGGTCGTCGAGGCCGTCCGCGCGAAGATCGGGCACGGCGAGTCCGCCCGGTCGGTGATCTGCCACTCCATGGACGACGTGCTGGGAGGTGTCGAGACGCTCGGCGGCTACCCGGTCGTCGTCCGTCCCTCCTTCACCATGGGCGGCGCCGGCTCCGGCTTCGCGCACGACGAGGAGGAGCTGCGCCGCATCGCGGGCCAGGGCCTCACGCTCTCCCCGACCACCGAGGTGCTCCTGGAGGAGTCCATCCTCGGCTGGAAGGAGTACGAGCTGGAGCTGATGCGCGACAAGAACGACAACGTCGTGGTCGTCTGCTCCATCGAGAACTTCGACCCCATGGGCGTCCACACCGGTGACTCGATCACGGTCGCGCCCGCGATGACCCTCACCGACCGCGAGTACCAGACCCTGCGCGACATCGGCATCGCCGTGATCCGCGAGGTCGGCGTCGACACCGGCGGCTGCAACATCCAGTTCGCGGTGAACCCCGTCGACGGCCGTGTCATCGTCATCGAGATGAACCCGCGGGTGTCGCGGTCCTCGGCCCTCGCCTCCAAGGCGACGGGCTTCCCGATCGCCAAGATCGCTGCGAAACTCGCCGTCGGCTACACGCTCGACGAGATCCCGAACGACATCACCGAGCAGACCCCGGCCTCCTTCGAGCCGACGCTCGACTACGTCGTCGTGAAGGCCCCGCGTTTCGCCTTCGAGAAGTTCCCCTCCGCCGACTCGTCCCTGACCACGACCATGAAGTCGGTCGGCGAGGCCATGGCGATCGGCCGCAACTTCACCGAGGCGCTGCAGAAGGCGCTGCGGTCGCTGGAGAAGAAGGGCAGCCAGTTCACGTTCGTCGGCGAGCCCGGTGAGAAGGATCTCCTTCTGTCGGAGGCGGTGCGGCCCACCGACGGCCGTATCAACACCGTCATGCAGGCCATCCGCGCGGGCGCCACGCCCGAGGAGGTCTTCGAGGCCTCGAAGATCGACCCCTGGTTCGTCGACCAGCTGTTCCTGATCAAGGAGATCGCGGACGACCTGGCTCAGGCCGACAAGCTTGATCCGGATCTTCTGGCGGAGGCCAAGCGGCACGGCTTCTCCGACCAGCAGATCGCCGAGATCCGCGGGCTGCGCGAGGACGTCGTGCGCGAGGTCCGGCACGCGCTGGGCGTGCGCCCGGTGTACAAGACGGTCGACACCTGCGCCGCCGAGTTCGCCGCGAAGACGCCGTACTTCTACTCGTCCTACGACGAGGAGACCGAGGTGGCGTCGCGGGAGAAGCCGGCCGTGATCATCCTCGGCTCCGGCCCGAACCGCATCGGCCAGGGCATCGAGTTCGACTACTCCTGCGTCCATGCCTCCTTCGCGCTCAGCGACGCGGGCTACGAGACCGTGATGGTCAACTGCAACCCCGAGACCGTCTCCACGGACTACGACACCTCCGACCGCCTGTACTTCGAGCCGCTGACGCTGGAAGACGTGCTGGAGATCGTCCACGCCGAGTCGCTGGCCGGCCCGATCGCGGGCGTCGTCGTCCAACTCGGCGGCCAGACCCCGCTGGGCCTGTCGCAGGCGCTCAAGGACAACGGCGTACCCGTGGTCGGCACCTCCCCGGAGGCCATCCACGCGGCCGAGGACCGCGGCGCCTTCGGACAGGTCCTCGCCGAGGCGGGCCTCCCGGCGCCGAAGCACGGCACGGCGACCACCTTCGCGGGCGCCAAGGCCATCGCCGACGAGATCGGCTACCCGGTACTCGTCCGCCCGTCGTACGTCCTCGGCGGGCGCGGCATGGAGATCGTGTACGACGAGGCGCGCCTGGAGTCGTACATCGCCGAGTCGACCGAGATCAGTCCCTCGCGGCCGGTGCTCGTCGACCGCTTCCTCGACGACGCGATCGAGATCGACGTCGACGCCCTGTACGACGGCCACGAGCTGTACCTCGGCGGTGTGATGGAGCACATCGAGGAGGCCGGCATCCACTCCGGCGACTCGGCGTGCGCGCTACCCCCCATCACCCTCGGCGGCTTCGACATCAAGCGCCTGCGGACCTCCACGGAGGCCATCGCCAAGGGCGTCGGGGTGCGCGGCCTGATCAACATCCAGTTCGCGATGGCCGGGGACATCCTCTACGTGCTCGAAGCCAACCCGCGCGCCTCGCGCACCGTCCCCTTCACCTCGAAGGCGACCGCGGTGCCGCTGGCCAAGGCCGCCGCCCGGATCTCGCTCGGCGCGACCATCGCCGAGCTGCGGGCGGAGGGGCTGCTCCCTGCGAAGGGTGACGGGGGTGAGCTGCCGCTCGACGCGCCGATCTCCGTAAAGGAGGCCGTCATGCCGTGGTCGCGCTTCCGCGACATCCACGGGCGCGGAGTCGACACGGTCCTCGGCCCGGAGATGCGCTCCACCGGCGAGGTCATGGGCATCGACTCGGTCTTCGGCACGGCATACGCCAAGTCGCAGGCCGGCGCGTACGGGCCGCTGCCCACCAAGGGCCGCGCGTTCATCTCGGTCGCCAACCGCGACAAGCGCTCGATGATCTTCCCGGCGCGTGAACTCGTCGCCCACGGCTTCGAACTGCTCGCCACGTCCGGCACGGCGGAGGTCCTCAAGCGCAACGGCATAAACGCCACCGTCGTCCGCAAGCAGTCCGAGGGCACCGGCCCGAACGGCGAGAAGACCATCGTCCAGCTCATCCACGACGGCGAGGTCGACCTCATCGTCAACACCCCGTACGGCACCGGCGGGCGCCTCGACGGCTACGACATCCGTACGGCCGCCGTGGCCCGGTCCGTGCCGTGTCTGACTACGGTCCAGGCGCTCGCCGCGGCCGTCCAGGGCATCGACGCGCTCAACCACGGCGACGTGGGGGTGCGCTCACTCCAGGAACACGCCGAACACCTGACCGCGGCCCGCGACTAG
- a CDS encoding quinone-dependent dihydroorotate dehydrogenase encodes MYKLFFRLVFQRMDPEQAHHLAFRWIRLAVRIPVLRTFVAAALAPRYEELRTEAFGLRMHGPFGLAAGFDKNAVAIDGMSMLGFDHVEIGTVTGEAQPGNPRKRLFRLVADRALINRMGFNNEGSLAVAARLASRTPVFRTVVGVNIGKTKVVPEDEAAGDYVRSTERLAPYADYLVVNVSSPNTPGLRNLQATEALRPLLTAVREAADRTVRTRRVPLLVKIAPDLADEDIDAVADLAVELGLDGIIATNTTIAREGLGLTSEPSLVKETGGLSGAPVKARSLAVLRRLYARVGDRITLVGVGGIEDAEDAWHRVLAGATLVQGYSAIVYEGPFWARAVHKGLAARLRASPYATLADAVGADVRKTV; translated from the coding sequence ATGTACAAGCTCTTCTTCCGTTTGGTCTTCCAACGGATGGACCCCGAGCAAGCCCACCACCTGGCCTTCCGGTGGATCCGGCTGGCCGTCAGGATTCCCGTGCTGCGGACGTTCGTCGCCGCCGCCCTCGCGCCCCGGTACGAGGAACTGCGCACCGAGGCGTTCGGTCTGCGCATGCACGGCCCGTTCGGGCTGGCCGCCGGCTTCGACAAGAACGCCGTCGCGATCGACGGGATGTCGATGCTCGGCTTCGACCACGTCGAGATCGGCACGGTGACGGGGGAGGCCCAGCCCGGCAACCCCAGGAAGCGCCTGTTCCGCCTGGTCGCCGACCGCGCGCTGATCAACCGCATGGGCTTCAACAACGAGGGCTCGCTGGCCGTCGCGGCCCGTCTGGCCTCCCGCACGCCCGTTTTCAGAACCGTCGTGGGCGTCAACATCGGCAAGACCAAGGTCGTCCCGGAGGACGAGGCCGCCGGCGACTACGTGAGGTCCACCGAGCGCCTCGCCCCGTACGCCGACTATCTGGTCGTCAACGTCTCCTCGCCCAACACGCCCGGTCTGCGCAACCTCCAGGCCACCGAGGCGCTGCGCCCCCTGCTGACCGCCGTCCGGGAGGCCGCCGACCGCACGGTCCGCACGCGCCGGGTGCCGCTCCTGGTGAAGATCGCGCCGGACCTCGCCGACGAGGACATCGACGCCGTCGCCGATCTCGCCGTGGAACTCGGCCTGGACGGGATCATCGCCACGAACACCACCATCGCGCGCGAGGGGCTCGGTCTGACATCCGAACCCTCTCTCGTGAAGGAGACGGGCGGTCTGTCCGGCGCCCCGGTCAAGGCCCGCTCCCTCGCGGTCCTGCGACGCCTTTACGCGCGCGTGGGCGACCGGATCACCCTGGTGGGCGTGGGCGGCATCGAGGACGCCGAGGACGCCTGGCATCGCGTCCTGGCCGGCGCCACCCTGGTCCAGGGCTACAGCGCCATCGTCTACGAGGGTCCCTTCTGGGCGCGTGCCGTCCACAAGGGCCTCGCCGCCCGCCTGCGCGCCAGCCCGTACGCCACCCTTGCCGACGCGGTCGGCGCCGACGTGAGGAAGACGGTATGA
- a CDS encoding integration host factor — MALPPLTPEQRAAALEKAAAARRERAEVKNRLKHSGASLHEVIKQGQENDVIGKMKVSALLESLPGVGKVRAKQIMERLGISESRRVRGLGSNQIASLEREFGSTGS, encoded by the coding sequence GTGGCTCTTCCGCCCCTTACCCCTGAACAGCGCGCAGCCGCGCTCGAAAAGGCCGCCGCGGCTCGCCGGGAGCGGGCCGAGGTCAAGAATCGACTCAAGCACTCCGGCGCCTCCCTGCACGAGGTCATCAAGCAGGGCCAGGAGAACGACGTCATCGGCAAGATGAAGGTCTCCGCCCTTCTTGAGTCCCTGCCGGGCGTGGGCAAGGTCCGCGCCAAGCAGATCATGGAGCGACTCGGCATCTCCGAGAGCCGTCGTGTACGCGGCCTCGGTTCCAACCAGATCGCTTCCCTGGAGCGTGAGTTCGGCAGCACCGGTTCCTGA
- the carA gene encoding glutamine-hydrolyzing carbamoyl-phosphate synthase small subunit, which yields MTTSTRGATRVPAVLVLEDGRIFRGRAYGAVGATFGEAVFSTGMTGYQETLTDPSYHRQVVVMTAPHVGNTGVNDEDPESKKIWVSGYVVRDPARVPSNWRSRRSLDEELARHGVVGISGIDTRALTRHLRERGAMRVGIFSGNALPDEGTMLTEVRQAPEMKGANLSAEVATRETYVVPAIGTRKFTVAAVDLGIKGMTPHRMAERGIEVHVLPATATVEDIYAVNPDGVFFSNGPGDPATADHPVALMQAVLERGTPLFGICFGNQILGRALGFGTYKLKYGHRGINQPVQDRTTGKVEVTAHNHGFAVDAPLDKVSETPYGRAEVSHVCLNDNVVEGLQLLDRPAFSVQYHPEAAAGPHDAAYLFDRFTSLMNTVLMEGQRA from the coding sequence ATGACGACCTCCACCCGGGGAGCCACCAGGGTTCCCGCCGTACTCGTCCTGGAGGACGGCCGGATCTTCCGCGGCCGTGCCTACGGGGCCGTGGGGGCGACCTTCGGCGAGGCCGTGTTCTCCACCGGCATGACCGGCTACCAGGAGACCCTCACCGACCCGTCGTACCACCGCCAGGTCGTCGTCATGACCGCCCCGCACGTCGGTAACACGGGCGTCAACGACGAGGACCCCGAGTCCAAGAAGATCTGGGTCTCGGGCTACGTCGTCCGCGACCCCGCGCGGGTGCCCTCCAACTGGCGCTCCCGGCGCTCGCTGGACGAGGAACTGGCCCGGCATGGCGTCGTCGGCATCAGCGGCATCGACACCCGGGCCCTCACCCGCCATCTGCGCGAGCGCGGCGCCATGCGCGTCGGCATCTTCTCCGGCAACGCGCTGCCCGACGAGGGCACCATGCTCACCGAGGTCCGCCAGGCCCCCGAGATGAAGGGCGCGAACCTCTCCGCGGAGGTCGCCACCAGGGAGACGTACGTCGTCCCGGCGATCGGCACGAGGAAGTTCACCGTCGCCGCCGTCGACCTCGGCATCAAGGGCATGACCCCGCACCGCATGGCCGAGCGCGGCATCGAGGTGCACGTGCTCCCGGCCACGGCGACGGTCGAGGACATCTACGCCGTGAACCCCGACGGCGTGTTCTTCTCCAACGGCCCGGGAGACCCGGCCACCGCCGACCACCCCGTCGCCCTCATGCAGGCGGTTCTGGAGCGCGGCACCCCGCTCTTCGGCATCTGCTTCGGCAACCAGATCCTGGGCCGCGCCCTCGGCTTCGGCACCTACAAGCTGAAGTACGGCCACCGGGGCATCAACCAGCCGGTGCAGGACCGTACGACCGGCAAGGTCGAGGTCACCGCGCACAACCACGGCTTCGCCGTGGACGCCCCGCTCGACAAGGTCTCCGAGACCCCCTACGGCCGCGCCGAGGTCTCCCACGTCTGCCTCAACGACAACGTGGTGGAGGGGCTCCAACTCCTCGACCGGCCGGCCTTCAGCGTCCAGTACCACCCCGAAGCGGCCGCGGGCCCGCACGACGCCGCCTACCTGTTCGACCGCTTCACGTCTTTGATGAACACAGTCCTGATGGAGGGCCAGCGTGCCTAA
- a CDS encoding dihydroorotase, whose translation MSKTLIRGAKVLGGEPQDVLIDGGTIAATARQGEIDWSGLGLSDEGAEVVEAAGKVLLPGLVDLHTHLREPGREDSETVLTGTRAAASGGYTAVFAMANTFPVADSAGVVEQVYRLGREHGYCDVQPVGAVTVGLEGRKLAELGAMHESAAGVTVFSDDGKCVDDAVIMRRALEYVKAFGGVVAQHAQEPRLTEGAQMNEGVVSAQLGLGGWPAVAEESIIARDVLLAEHVGSRVHICHLSTAGSVEIVRWAKSRGIDVTAEVTPHHLLLTDELVRTYNPVYKVNPPLRTERDVLALRQALADGTIDIVATDHAPHPHEDKDCEWAAAAMGMVGLETALSVVQETMVATGLLDWAGVADRMSVKPAKIGRAAGHGRPVSAGEPANLTLVDTAYRGSVDPAGFASRSRNTPYEGRELPGRVTHTWLRGKATLVDGKLT comes from the coding sequence ATGAGCAAGACCCTGATCCGTGGTGCCAAGGTGCTGGGCGGCGAACCGCAGGACGTCCTGATCGACGGCGGGACCATCGCCGCCACCGCCCGGCAGGGCGAAATCGACTGGAGCGGTCTCGGTCTGTCCGACGAGGGCGCCGAGGTCGTCGAAGCCGCCGGCAAGGTGCTCCTGCCGGGGCTCGTCGACCTGCACACCCATCTGCGGGAGCCCGGCCGCGAGGACTCCGAGACCGTACTGACCGGCACGCGCGCGGCGGCCTCCGGCGGCTACACGGCCGTCTTCGCCATGGCCAACACCTTCCCCGTCGCCGACTCCGCCGGCGTGGTCGAACAGGTCTACCGGCTCGGCCGGGAGCACGGCTACTGCGACGTCCAGCCCGTCGGGGCCGTCACCGTCGGCCTGGAGGGCAGGAAGCTCGCCGAGCTGGGCGCCATGCACGAGTCGGCCGCCGGGGTCACCGTCTTCTCGGACGACGGCAAGTGCGTGGACGACGCGGTGATCATGCGCCGGGCCCTGGAGTACGTGAAGGCCTTCGGCGGGGTGGTCGCCCAGCACGCCCAGGAGCCCCGGCTGACCGAGGGCGCCCAGATGAACGAGGGCGTCGTCTCGGCCCAGCTGGGCCTCGGCGGCTGGCCCGCGGTGGCGGAGGAATCGATCATCGCCCGGGATGTCCTGCTCGCCGAGCACGTGGGCTCCCGCGTCCACATCTGCCACCTGTCGACCGCCGGGTCCGTCGAGATCGTCCGCTGGGCCAAGTCCCGGGGCATCGACGTCACCGCCGAGGTCACCCCGCACCACCTCCTCCTCACCGACGAGCTGGTGCGGACGTACAACCCGGTCTACAAGGTCAATCCGCCGCTGCGCACCGAGCGCGACGTGCTGGCCCTGCGCCAGGCCCTCGCGGACGGCACGATCGACATCGTCGCCACCGACCACGCCCCGCACCCGCACGAGGACAAGGACTGCGAGTGGGCCGCCGCAGCCATGGGCATGGTCGGCCTGGAGACCGCCTTGTCCGTGGTCCAGGAGACGATGGTCGCCACCGGGCTGCTCGACTGGGCGGGCGTCGCGGACCGCATGTCCGTCAAACCGGCCAAGATCGGCCGGGCGGCCGGGCATGGACGTCCCGTCTCGGCAGGTGAGCCCGCCAACCTCACCCTCGTCGACACGGCATACCGTGGGTCGGTGGATCCCGCGGGCTTCGCCTCGCGCAGCCGCAACACCCCCTACGAGGGCCGCGAGCTGCCGGGCCGTGTCACGCACACGTGGCTGCGGGGCAAGGCCACGCTCGTCGACGGGAAGCTCACGTGA
- the pyrR gene encoding bifunctional pyr operon transcriptional regulator/uracil phosphoribosyltransferase PyrR, whose translation MDTQDNPQQDPQPNDARAVLEGPDIARMLTRIAHEIIERAKGADDVVLLGIPTRGVYLAQRLAAKLAEITDRKIPVGSLDITMYRDDLRMHPPRALARTEIPGEGVDGRLVVLVDDVLFSGRTIRAALDALNDIGRPRAVQLAVLVDRGHRELPIRADYVGKNLPTSLRETVKVQLAEEDGRDTVLLGAKRTAQQ comes from the coding sequence ATGGACACGCAGGACAATCCGCAACAGGATCCGCAGCCCAACGACGCGCGCGCCGTGCTAGAGGGCCCCGACATCGCGCGGATGTTGACCCGTATCGCGCACGAGATCATCGAACGCGCCAAGGGCGCCGACGACGTGGTGCTCCTCGGCATCCCGACCCGGGGTGTGTATCTCGCCCAGCGGCTCGCCGCCAAGCTGGCGGAGATCACCGACCGCAAGATCCCGGTCGGCTCGCTCGACATCACCATGTACCGCGACGACCTGCGCATGCACCCGCCGCGTGCGCTGGCCCGCACCGAGATCCCCGGTGAAGGCGTCGACGGCCGCCTGGTCGTCCTCGTCGACGACGTGCTCTTCTCCGGCCGGACGATCCGTGCGGCGCTCGACGCGCTGAACGACATCGGCCGCCCGCGCGCCGTCCAGCTCGCCGTCCTCGTCGACCGAGGCCACCGCGAACTGCCCATCCGCGCCGACTACGTCGGCAAGAACCTCCCCACGTCGTTGCGGGAGACGGTCAAGGTCCAGCTCGCCGAGGAGGACGGTCGCGACACCGTGCTGCTCGGTGCGAAGCGGACCGCCCAGCAGTAG
- the gmk gene encoding guanylate kinase — protein MSERPRLTVLSGPSGVGKSTVVVHMRKAHPEVWLSVSATTRRPRPGEQHGVHYFFVTDDEMDKLIANGELLEWAEFAGNRYGTPRAAVLERLERGEPVLLEIDLQGARQVRETMPDAQLVFLAPPCWDELVRRLTGRGTEPPEVIGRRLEAAKIELAAEPEFDLTLVNTSVEDVARELLALMDVV, from the coding sequence ATGAGTGAACGTCCGCGGCTGACCGTGCTCTCCGGCCCCTCCGGGGTCGGCAAGAGCACGGTCGTCGTCCATATGCGCAAGGCACACCCCGAGGTCTGGCTGTCGGTGTCGGCGACGACCCGCAGGCCGCGCCCTGGTGAGCAGCACGGAGTCCACTACTTCTTCGTCACCGACGATGAGATGGACAAGCTGATCGCCAACGGCGAGCTGCTGGAGTGGGCCGAGTTCGCCGGCAACCGCTACGGCACTCCACGGGCCGCCGTGCTCGAACGCCTGGAGCGGGGCGAACCGGTCCTGCTGGAGATCGACCTCCAGGGTGCGCGGCAGGTCCGCGAGACCATGCCCGACGCCCAGCTGGTGTTCCTGGCTCCTCCCTGCTGGGACGAGCTGGTGCGCAGGCTCACCGGGCGGGGCACCGAACCGCCCGAGGTGATCGGGCGTCGCCTGGAGGCGGCCAAGATCGAGCTGGCGGCCGAGCCGGAGTTCGACCTGACCTTGGTCAACACCTCCGTCGAGGATGTGGCGCGGGAGCTGCTAGCCTTGATGGACGTTGTGTGA
- the pyrF gene encoding orotidine-5'-phosphate decarboxylase → MTEPFGARLRRAMDERGPLCVGIDPHASLLTDWGLSDDVAGLERFSRTVVEALADRVAVLKPQSAFFERFGSRGIAVLERSVQEARTAGALVVMDAKRGDIGSTMAAYAETFLRKDAPLFSDALTVSPYLGYGSLKPAVELARESGAGLFVLALTSNPEGGEVQHAVRGDGRNVGATMLAHLAAENAGQEPLGSFGAVVGATLGDLSSYDLNINGPLLAPGIGAQGAAPAGLPAVFGAAVRHVVPNVSRGVLRHGPDVVALRDASDRFADEIRAAVAAA, encoded by the coding sequence ATGACGGAGCCCTTCGGCGCGCGGCTGCGCCGTGCCATGGACGAGCGCGGCCCGCTGTGCGTCGGCATCGACCCGCACGCCTCCCTGCTCACCGACTGGGGCCTGAGCGACGACGTCGCGGGCCTGGAGCGCTTCAGCCGCACGGTGGTCGAGGCGCTGGCCGACCGGGTGGCCGTCCTCAAGCCGCAGAGCGCGTTCTTCGAGCGCTTCGGGTCCCGTGGCATCGCCGTACTGGAGAGGTCCGTCCAGGAGGCGCGTACGGCAGGCGCGCTGGTCGTCATGGACGCCAAGCGCGGAGACATCGGCTCCACCATGGCCGCGTACGCCGAGACCTTCCTGCGCAAGGACGCGCCCCTGTTCTCGGACGCGCTCACCGTGTCGCCGTATCTGGGCTACGGATCCCTGAAGCCGGCCGTGGAACTGGCGCGCGAGAGCGGCGCCGGGCTGTTCGTGCTGGCGCTGACCTCCAACCCGGAGGGCGGCGAGGTGCAGCACGCCGTACGCGGCGACGGACGGAACGTCGGCGCGACGATGCTCGCCCATCTCGCGGCGGAGAACGCGGGGCAGGAGCCCTTGGGTTCCTTCGGAGCCGTCGTCGGCGCCACGCTCGGCGACCTTTCCTCGTACGATCTGAACATCAACGGACCTCTCCTCGCGCCGGGAATCGGCGCGCAGGGGGCCGCTCCGGCCGGTCTTCCAGCGGTCTTCGGGGCGGCCGTGCGCCATGTGGTCCCGAACGTCAGCCGAGGTGTTCTCCGTCACGGTCCCGACGTCGTCGCGCTGCGTGACGCCTCGGATCGTTTCGCGGACGAGATCCGGGCCGCGGTGGCCGCGGCCTGA
- the bldD gene encoding transcriptional regulator BldD, with amino-acid sequence MSSEYAKQLGAKLRAIRTQQGLSLHGVEEKSQGRWKAVVVGSYERGDRAVTVQRLAELADFYGVPVQELLPGTTPGGAAEPPPKLVLDLERLAHVPAEKAGPLQRYAATIQSQRGDYNGKVLSIRQDDLRTLAVIYDQSPSVLTEQLISWGVLDADARRAVSHEEN; translated from the coding sequence ATGTCCAGCGAATACGCCAAACAGCTCGGGGCCAAGCTCCGGGCCATCCGCACCCAGCAGGGCCTCTCCCTCCACGGTGTCGAGGAGAAGTCCCAGGGACGCTGGAAGGCGGTCGTGGTCGGTTCGTACGAACGCGGCGACCGCGCCGTCACCGTGCAGCGCCTCGCGGAGCTGGCGGATTTCTACGGGGTCCCCGTGCAGGAGCTGCTTCCTGGTACGACCCCTGGTGGCGCCGCCGAGCCGCCGCCGAAGCTGGTACTCGATCTTGAGCGCCTGGCCCACGTGCCGGCGGAGAAGGCGGGCCCTCTGCAGCGTTACGCGGCGACGATCCAGTCCCAGCGCGGTGACTACAACGGCAAGGTGCTCTCGATCCGCCAGGACGACCTGCGCACCCTCGCCGTCATCTACGACCAGTCCCCCTCGGTTCTCACCGAGCAGCTGATCAGCTGGGGCGTCCTCGACGCCGACGCGCGCCGCGCGGTCTCCCACGAGGAGAACTGA